In the Bacteroidota bacterium genome, CTTCAAGCTCCTTATAATATTTCACTAAATAGTCTAAGGTCTTTTTTGATTTTGGCCTGTCTATTAAGTGGTAGGTTTTATCCGTTCCGGCATCGAGTTTCATTACAGGTAAATCTGCTTTGTGCAGAGCTTCCCTTACTTCCTTCCTGTTAATTAATATTCCATTTGATAAAACAGCAACATTTGCCTTGGGAAAATGCAAATCGCGAAGTGCTAATGTTAACTCAATAATTTTCGGGAAATCCGGATGTATTGTAGGCTCTCCGTTTCCGGCAAAGGTAAAGGAATCTACATTTACATTTTTCGACTTTAGATCGATCAGGTAATTATCAAACTCCTCGGCTACTTCCTCAAAACTTGGAAACTGAACTTTTTTATCGGAAGGGAGTGTCCAACCGCATTCGCAATAAACACAATCCAGATTGCAAAGCTTATAATCATTCGGCAATAGATTAATCCCCAACGAATCGCCAAATCGCCGACTCTTTATCGGCCCAAAAATTGTTTTATCAAATAAAAATGTCCCCATTAAACTGTAATATTTAGCAGACAAAGGTAGTTATTTGTAATTATTCTAAATACCTAATTCCTGTTTTTTTCAGATCAAAAGCATTTAACTTTTTTGGGCTCTATGTTGTTTGTAGTGGGTAATGTTTCCCCTCTTGAGAGGGGTTAGGGATGTGTGTTTTTCTAATAAAAGATATTA is a window encoding:
- a CDS encoding radical SAM protein, which encodes MGTFLFDKTIFGPIKSRRFGDSLGINLLPNDYKLCNLDCVYCECGWTLPSDKKVQFPSFEEVAEEFDNYLIDLKSKNVNVDSFTFAGNGEPTIHPDFPKIIELTLALRDLHFPKANVAVLSNGILINRKEVREALHKADLPVMKLDAGTDKTYHLIDRPKSKKTLDYLVKYYKELEGKIVIQTLFVKGEYEGDSFDNTTEEEVSAWIEMVKEINPSDVMIYSLERDTPSDNLEKISHDKLEEIAKRVEKEGIKASVY